TGCTTTCTGAAGCTGACCAAGGCGTAGGATGAGACGCACATCATCTCCCAGAATACGAATAGGTTGAAGAAGTCGCCTGAAAAGGCTACGCCCACCATGCCCGCTACGAGGGTTAAGAGCAACGTGTAGTAGGAGTCCTGTCCAGTATCCTTTTCCATGTACCGTGTGGAGTACACGGCGACCAGTAATCCCAGTCCGGTGAAAAGCCACGCAAAGTATATGGATAACAGGTCGACATACAACTCCACTCCTCCGTTGAGAGCTGGAAATCCAGCGAATATGTATTTAGCTGGACCTAAGGCTTGAATGTCATGATAGAGGAACAGGAGCGTGTAGAATGAGAGGGCGAGTGCTAGGATGCACACGATCTCCCTGACTCGCTCCGCTTTAAAGGCCCTGCCGACGATGGAGGCGACTGGGGTGAGGGCTGCGCCTCCTAGGAGGATCAGTATGGGCTGGATGATCAGCGGAGGGTTCATACCTTTACCACCTTAACCTTCTAAGCTTTCTCAGGTCCAATGTTCCATAGTGTCTGTAGGCATGGATGATTAAAGACAAGGCGACGGCAGCCACGGCGGCTCCCACGGCTATTGACGTGAAAACCATTGACTGAGCGAGCGGATCTGAGACCCCTCCTCTGAACCCGAAGGCTAGGATGTTCAGGTTCACGGCCACTGTTATGACTTCGAGTCCAATAATGGTCTTCACAATGTTTCTGCTGGCCATAACTGCGTATAACCCGATGAGAATTAAGATGGCTGAAACCACAGGGTAGAGTGGAATGACATTCACCATGACTATCCTACCTTCATCTCGGTTTCACGAGTGTTTT
Above is a window of Candidatus Bathyarchaeia archaeon DNA encoding:
- a CDS encoding NADH-quinone oxidoreductase subunit K yields the protein MVNVIPLYPVVSAILILIGLYAVMASRNIVKTIIGLEVITVAVNLNILAFGFRGGVSDPLAQSMVFTSIAVGAAVAAVALSLIIHAYRHYGTLDLRKLRRLRW